In one Streptomyces sp. T12 genomic region, the following are encoded:
- a CDS encoding SGNH/GDSL hydrolase family protein, whose product MTVVLSTPGLAAADDATGGKDATYYISLGDSQASGYQPDVDKDTDVAYTDQLYTQLKQRTPGLKHIRLGCTAETTESLINGGKCDYPNAKSQLDAALKAMAQHPGKVAYVTLSVGANDILLNCVSPAGTLDGACLNSRSQTMAKNLAQIAGALRKAGTENTQFVGSTYQNPFLAAWLQGAPGQQAAKESAPLVGAANAGIAQVYKSTGFKVADVAGAFSSDDFTTQVNVPGAGEVPANVAKICQLTWACTKQDPHPNADGHKVIAGVFAAQLATNDAPGAGASPTPTEPATPGAGESPTPSESAAPGSGTDTGANSPTANGDLAETGASSSTPVLAGAGLAVVAVGTAAVYFARRRRAGEES is encoded by the coding sequence ATGACGGTCGTGCTGAGCACGCCCGGGCTGGCCGCCGCCGACGATGCGACCGGCGGCAAGGACGCCACGTACTACATCTCGCTCGGCGACTCCCAGGCCTCTGGCTACCAGCCGGACGTCGACAAGGACACCGACGTCGCCTACACCGACCAGCTCTACACGCAGCTCAAGCAGCGCACCCCCGGACTGAAGCACATACGCCTGGGCTGCACCGCGGAGACCACCGAGTCGCTGATCAACGGCGGGAAGTGCGACTACCCGAACGCCAAGTCCCAGCTTGACGCCGCGCTGAAGGCCATGGCCCAGCACCCGGGCAAGGTCGCCTACGTGACGCTCAGCGTGGGCGCGAACGACATCCTGCTGAACTGTGTCAGCCCGGCCGGCACCCTCGACGGGGCGTGCCTGAACAGCCGGAGCCAGACCATGGCGAAGAACCTCGCGCAGATCGCGGGCGCGCTCCGTAAGGCGGGTACGGAGAACACCCAGTTCGTGGGCTCGACGTACCAGAACCCGTTCCTGGCGGCCTGGTTGCAGGGCGCCCCGGGGCAGCAGGCGGCCAAGGAGTCGGCACCCCTGGTCGGGGCCGCCAACGCCGGGATCGCCCAGGTGTACAAGTCCACCGGCTTCAAGGTGGCGGACGTGGCCGGGGCCTTCTCCTCGGACGACTTCACCACCCAGGTGAACGTGCCCGGCGCGGGCGAGGTGCCGGCGAACGTGGCCAAGATCTGCCAGCTGACCTGGGCGTGCACGAAGCAGGACCCGCACCCCAACGCCGACGGCCACAAGGTGATCGCAGGCGTCTTCGCGGCGCAGCTCGCTACGAACGACGCGCCCGGTGCGGGTGCGTCACCGACCCCCACCGAGCCGGCCACGCCCGGTGCGGGCGAGTCCCCGACCCCCAGCGAGTCGGCCGCGCCCGGGTCCGGCACGGACACGGGGGCGAACAGCCCGACCGCGAACGGAGACCTCGCCGAGACCGGCGCGTCGAGCAGCACTCCGGTCCTCGCGGGTGCCGGTCTCGCGGTCGTGGCGGTCGGCACCGCCGCGGTCTACTTCGCGCGCAGGCGGCGTGCGGGCGAGGAGAGCTGA
- a CDS encoding sugar ABC transporter substrate-binding protein: MRLRTALCSAVSALPALALLSACGSGSTSTSSSDKPLVGVDYPRSDTDFWNSYIKYTPQYAKELGLDLKTTNSQNDVAKLTANAQTFISQGVKGLAMAPQDTAAIAPTLAQLEAKKIPVVTVDTRPDTGKVFMVVRADNRAYGEKACQYLGTKLGGKGKVVMLQGGLDSINGRDRTEAFNDCMKKNYPDIKVFGEATNWDGAVAAQKLQTRLTQHPDIKGVYMQSSFALSGTLQVLKQKGLLVDPKDKKHVFVVSNDGIPEELKDIAAGKIDATVSQPADLYAKYALYYLKAAIDGKTFKPGKTDHDSTIIQVRDGLLEDQLSAPLVTADGGTYGGVPSVKSDDKSLWGNNLG, translated from the coding sequence ATGAGACTCAGGACAGCCCTCTGTTCCGCAGTATCTGCCCTGCCCGCACTGGCACTGCTCAGTGCGTGCGGCAGTGGCTCCACCTCGACGTCGTCGAGCGACAAGCCGCTGGTCGGCGTCGACTACCCCCGCTCCGACACCGACTTCTGGAACTCCTACATCAAGTACACCCCCCAGTACGCCAAGGAGCTGGGGCTGGACCTGAAGACCACCAACTCGCAGAACGACGTCGCCAAGCTCACTGCCAACGCGCAGACGTTCATCAGCCAGGGCGTCAAGGGTCTGGCGATGGCGCCGCAGGACACCGCCGCCATCGCCCCGACCCTGGCGCAGCTGGAGGCGAAGAAGATCCCGGTCGTCACCGTCGACACCCGCCCTGACACGGGCAAGGTGTTCATGGTCGTGCGCGCCGACAACCGTGCCTACGGCGAAAAGGCCTGCCAGTACCTCGGGACCAAGCTCGGCGGCAAGGGCAAGGTGGTGATGCTGCAGGGCGGCCTGGACTCCATCAACGGCCGTGACCGCACCGAGGCGTTCAACGACTGCATGAAGAAGAACTACCCGGACATCAAGGTGTTCGGCGAGGCCACCAACTGGGACGGCGCCGTCGCCGCGCAGAAGCTCCAGACGCGACTGACTCAGCACCCGGACATCAAGGGCGTCTACATGCAGTCCAGCTTCGCCCTGTCCGGCACGCTGCAAGTCCTGAAGCAGAAGGGTCTGTTGGTGGACCCGAAGGACAAGAAGCACGTGTTCGTCGTGTCCAACGACGGCATCCCCGAGGAGCTGAAGGACATAGCCGCCGGGAAGATCGACGCCACGGTCTCCCAGCCGGCCGACCTCTACGCCAAGTACGCCCTGTACTACCTGAAGGCAGCGATCGACGGGAAGACCTTCAAGCCCGGCAAGACGGACCATGACAGCACGATCATCCAGGTCCGCGACGGCCTGCTCGAGGACCAGCTCTCCGCCCCGCTCGTCACCGCCGACGGCGGCACCTACGGCGGCGTGCCCAGCGTCAAGAGTGACGACAAGTCGCTGTGGGGCAACAACCTCGGCTGA
- a CDS encoding glycoside hydrolase family 6 protein, producing MRRRLLALVAALSSLPLALAAAPPAHAADPTTMTNGFYADPDSSAKRWVATNPGDGRTPAINASIANTPTARWFGSWSGTIGTAAGAYVGAADARDKLPVLVAYNIYNRDYCGGHSAGGASSPAAYANWIAQFAGGIATRPAVVVLEPDSLGDYGCMTQAQIDERESMLTGALTEFNRQAPNTWVYLDAGNPAWASAATMAGRLHEAGLRQAHGFSLNVSNYLTTAENTAYGNAVNRELGARYGYTKPFVVDTSRNGNGSNGQWCNPSGRRIGTPSQLGGGAEMLLWIKVPGESDGNCGVGTGSSAGQFLPEVAYKMVYGY from the coding sequence ATGCGCCGCAGACTCCTCGCCCTGGTGGCAGCACTCTCCTCACTGCCGCTGGCGCTCGCCGCCGCCCCGCCCGCCCACGCGGCCGACCCGACGACCATGACCAACGGGTTCTACGCGGACCCCGACTCCAGCGCGAAGCGATGGGTCGCCACCAACCCCGGTGACGGCCGCACACCCGCGATCAACGCCTCGATCGCCAACACACCGACGGCCCGCTGGTTCGGCTCCTGGAGCGGCACCATCGGCACCGCCGCCGGCGCGTACGTGGGCGCCGCGGACGCCCGGGACAAGCTGCCCGTCCTGGTCGCCTACAACATCTACAACCGCGACTACTGCGGCGGGCACTCTGCGGGCGGAGCCTCCTCGCCTGCCGCCTACGCGAACTGGATCGCCCAGTTCGCGGGCGGAATCGCCACCCGCCCTGCCGTCGTCGTCCTCGAACCCGACTCCCTCGGGGACTACGGCTGCATGACCCAGGCGCAGATCGACGAACGCGAGAGCATGCTGACCGGAGCGCTCACCGAGTTCAACCGTCAGGCCCCCAACACCTGGGTCTACCTGGACGCCGGCAACCCGGCCTGGGCGAGCGCGGCGACCATGGCCGGGCGCCTCCACGAAGCGGGCCTGCGGCAGGCCCACGGCTTCTCGCTCAACGTCTCCAACTACCTGACCACGGCCGAGAACACCGCCTACGGCAACGCCGTCAACAGGGAACTCGGCGCCCGGTACGGCTACACCAAGCCGTTCGTGGTGGACACCAGTCGCAACGGCAACGGCTCCAACGGCCAGTGGTGCAACCCTTCGGGCCGCCGTATCGGCACCCCCTCCCAGCTGGGCGGAGGCGCCGAGATGCTCTTGTGGATCAAGGTTCCGGGCGAGTCCGACGGCAACTGTGGCGTGGGAACCGGCTCCTCGGCCGGGCAGTTCCTCCCGGAGGTCGCCTACAAGATGGTCTACGGCTACTGA
- a CDS encoding ABC transporter permease — protein MGVALAVTAVCTLTGLLLGMAAQVGAGLTEVVSTMPAVLAGLLTTAVTGPSASGAALAVCMVGWTPYAAQAAALLEQERASGHMLASISFGAGPGYLLRYHLLPAVLPGVLRNALLRLPTTVLVLASLGFLGLGEQPPTAEWGRLLSENQPYVELAPWTVLGPACALVLLSVLAVSGTDAVAVRSSASVRTSRRSRGRGARAEGGVSAGRTEPRSVAPRSAAARSR, from the coding sequence GTGGGCGTGGCCCTCGCGGTGACCGCGGTGTGCACGCTCACCGGGCTGTTGCTCGGCATGGCGGCGCAGGTCGGCGCGGGGCTCACGGAAGTGGTGTCGACGATGCCGGCGGTCCTCGCCGGACTGCTGACCACCGCGGTGACCGGCCCGTCCGCCTCGGGTGCCGCCCTCGCGGTCTGCATGGTCGGCTGGACCCCTTACGCCGCCCAGGCCGCCGCCCTGCTCGAACAGGAGCGAGCGAGCGGCCACATGCTCGCCTCCATCTCCTTCGGCGCCGGCCCCGGATACCTGCTCCGCTACCACCTGCTGCCCGCCGTACTGCCGGGTGTCCTGCGCAACGCCCTGCTGCGCCTGCCCACCACGGTCCTCGTACTGGCCTCCCTCGGCTTTCTCGGTCTGGGCGAGCAGCCGCCCACCGCGGAGTGGGGCCGCCTGCTGTCCGAGAACCAGCCGTACGTAGAACTGGCGCCCTGGACCGTACTCGGCCCGGCGTGCGCACTCGTCCTGCTCTCCGTTCTCGCCGTATCCGGCACGGACGCCGTGGCTGTGCGCAGCTCGGCGTCCGTCCGGACGTCCCGTCGGTCCCGCGGGAGAGGTGCGCGGGCGGAGGGCGGGGTCAGTGCCGGGCGAACTGAACCCCGGTCGGTTGCACCACGTTCGGCCGCAGCGCGATCCCGGTGA
- a CDS encoding SpoIIE family protein phosphatase: MADKQDAPTAAVVVDPDGMVSGWSEGGRLLLGWTAEDTVGRPVTDLLVDPPPPGFPEGYGAGPDPSGFIPLRHRDGSTVDAVVTAHPLLGPDGRALGHVVTIQRWGRRPVIADRAFEQSPFALGVYDPELRFLWINASSCRVIAHSEEQVLGKKYREVLPEFDRTLFPERDDKPYTDALAQVARTGEPTRLITVFRPRGSDYANAWATSIWPVRDAEGRVRGIANWGFDMSAEYWARQRLLILNQASGGIGRTLDVIGTAQELAMTPVPRFVDLVSVDLFDEVLHGEEPPSVSAFSPGETIRLSRAAQHSAKDGADRAPGPTKPVTHRPGSVAARCMATGRSTVELAADPGQGGEWAFGPGLAADPAHWPPGNPVIDESIAADGLTGRITVPLRARGALLGIVTFSRLDRPEAFTADDLILAEELTAKAAVAIDNARRYSRERSTALTLQRSLLPQGLPIQEAVEVASRYLPGGTEAEVGGDWFDVIPLSGARVALVVGDVVGHGLHASASMGRLRTAVRTLADVDLPPDELLTHLDDLVLHLASDLQPDSHFQPSGESGATCLYTVYDPVSRRFTLASAGHPLPLIVSPDGTRTPVAAQPGPPLGIGGLPFEATELELPEGSLLALYTDGLVGSREHDVDQRITELQRVLEHSATSLEALCDTVMDVMLPERRTDDAALLLARTHALDPHHVADWDIEPDPAQVPRARKFAVDKVDAWGLEEAAFVTELVVSELVTNAIRYGEPPLRLRLIRDTSLICEVSDASNTAPHLRRARAFDEGGRGLLLVAQLTQGWGTRHTTNGKTIWCAQTLPQPEPH; this comes from the coding sequence ATGGCCGACAAGCAGGATGCCCCCACTGCCGCTGTCGTGGTGGACCCGGACGGCATGGTGAGCGGCTGGAGCGAGGGGGGCCGACTGCTGCTGGGCTGGACGGCGGAGGACACCGTCGGGCGCCCTGTGACCGACCTGCTGGTCGATCCCCCGCCACCCGGCTTCCCTGAGGGCTACGGCGCCGGCCCCGACCCCTCGGGGTTCATCCCCCTGCGCCACCGGGACGGTTCCACGGTGGACGCCGTGGTGACGGCTCACCCGCTGCTCGGCCCCGACGGGCGGGCGCTGGGCCACGTGGTGACCATCCAGCGTTGGGGACGCCGTCCGGTGATCGCCGACCGGGCCTTCGAGCAGTCTCCCTTCGCTCTGGGCGTTTACGACCCCGAGCTGCGGTTCCTGTGGATCAACGCCTCCTCGTGCCGGGTGATCGCGCACTCCGAGGAGCAGGTGCTCGGCAAGAAGTACCGCGAGGTGCTTCCCGAATTCGACCGCACGTTGTTTCCCGAACGGGACGACAAGCCCTACACCGACGCGCTCGCCCAAGTGGCGAGGACGGGCGAGCCCACGCGTCTGATCACCGTCTTCCGCCCGCGCGGCAGCGACTACGCCAACGCCTGGGCCACCAGCATCTGGCCCGTCCGGGATGCCGAGGGCAGGGTACGCGGGATCGCCAACTGGGGATTCGACATGAGCGCCGAGTACTGGGCTCGGCAACGCCTGCTCATCCTCAACCAGGCCAGCGGCGGCATCGGCCGGACACTCGACGTGATCGGCACCGCCCAGGAACTGGCCATGACCCCGGTGCCGAGATTCGTCGACCTCGTCAGCGTGGATCTCTTCGACGAGGTACTGCACGGAGAGGAACCGCCCTCCGTGTCCGCGTTCTCGCCCGGCGAGACGATCAGGCTCAGCCGTGCCGCCCAGCACAGCGCGAAGGACGGCGCCGACCGGGCTCCCGGGCCCACGAAGCCCGTCACGCACCGACCCGGTTCCGTCGCCGCCCGCTGCATGGCCACCGGCAGGTCCACAGTCGAGCTCGCCGCTGACCCCGGCCAGGGCGGCGAGTGGGCCTTCGGGCCTGGGCTCGCCGCCGACCCGGCCCATTGGCCACCGGGCAACCCGGTGATCGACGAGTCCATCGCCGCGGACGGGCTGACGGGCCGGATCACCGTGCCGCTCCGGGCGCGCGGCGCGCTGCTCGGCATCGTCACCTTCTCCCGCCTCGACCGGCCCGAGGCCTTCACCGCCGACGACCTGATCCTCGCCGAGGAGCTGACCGCCAAGGCAGCCGTCGCCATCGACAACGCCCGCCGGTACTCGCGCGAGCGCTCGACCGCGCTGACCCTGCAACGCAGCCTGCTGCCGCAGGGACTGCCGATCCAGGAGGCGGTCGAAGTGGCCTCCCGCTACCTGCCCGGCGGGACCGAGGCGGAAGTGGGCGGTGACTGGTTCGACGTCATTCCGCTGTCCGGCGCCCGGGTCGCCCTGGTCGTCGGCGATGTCGTCGGTCACGGACTGCACGCCTCGGCCAGCATGGGCCGGCTGCGTACGGCGGTCCGCACCCTCGCCGATGTCGACCTGCCGCCGGACGAGCTGCTGACCCACCTGGACGACCTGGTTCTCCACCTCGCCAGCGACCTCCAGCCCGACAGCCACTTCCAGCCCAGCGGCGAGTCCGGCGCCACCTGCCTGTACACCGTCTACGACCCTGTCTCCCGGCGCTTCACGCTGGCGAGCGCCGGCCATCCGCTGCCGCTGATCGTCTCTCCGGACGGCACCAGGACACCCGTAGCCGCACAGCCGGGACCGCCGCTCGGCATCGGTGGGCTGCCTTTCGAGGCCACCGAGCTCGAGCTGCCCGAAGGTAGCCTGCTCGCCCTCTACACCGACGGGCTGGTGGGAAGCCGCGAGCACGACGTCGACCAGCGGATCACCGAACTGCAGCGGGTCCTGGAACACTCGGCCACCTCACTGGAGGCCCTGTGCGACACGGTGATGGACGTCATGCTCCCCGAACGCCGCACCGACGACGCCGCCCTGCTGCTCGCTCGCACTCACGCGCTGGATCCCCACCACGTCGCCGACTGGGACATCGAGCCCGACCCCGCGCAGGTACCGCGCGCCAGGAAGTTCGCCGTCGACAAGGTCGACGCCTGGGGCCTGGAGGAGGCGGCCTTCGTCACCGAACTGGTCGTCAGTGAGCTGGTCACCAACGCCATCAGATACGGCGAGCCGCCGCTCAGGCTGCGGCTGATTCGCGATACGTCCCTGATCTGCGAGGTCTCCGACGCCAGCAACACCGCTCCGCACCTGCGCCGGGCCCGCGCCTTCGACGAGGGCGGCCGCGGCCTGTTGCTCGTCGCCCAGCTCACCCAAGGGTGGGGCACCCGGCACACCACCAACGGCAAGACGATCTGGTGCGCGCAGACCCTCCCCCAGCCTGAGCCGCACTGA
- a CDS encoding alpha-L-fucosidase — protein sequence MPSSFNRRHFLAGATSVAAAAVAGGMFSSGIAQAAPSTYTPDWNSVDQHPASPEWFQDAKFGIYFHWGVFSVPAYDNEWYPRNMYQAGGNANQHHIATYGQPAAWPYHNFINGAQDLAGNFVKFAPKLKSAGGNFDPDEWVQLFVDAGAKFAGPVAEHHDGFSMWDSQVNEWNSVDKGPGLDLLQLFTTAIRAKNLKLLVAMHHAYNFTGFYEHAPAQTDPSLKKLYGQLGSAAENQLWYDKLKEVIDRSQPDILWQDFNLPAVDEQQRLKFLAYYYNQANSWGREVVATYKDGMNGKGEVFDYERGGPGDITTPYWLTDDSISSSSWCYTQGIGYYTIQQMLHSFIDRVSKNGNVLLNIAPMADGTIPQAQKDILLGIGDHLRRFGESVYATRAWTEYGEGPTKMGGGSFTTPHAGTAQDIRFTRNKAGNVLYATVLGWPGNSLTIKTLSSDRINLSSLTSVKLLGTTAGTYIDLPAPAQSSSGLTVTLPSSAPYSANAYVLKLTFSGTIPALRPLGGAVAFTNVNYTGNSAVLPLGDHTTADLTAAGLGAGSISSLRPAPGYQVIGYSGDNFSGTSWTFTADNPDLRVTGNNDQIASLRVQFNPATYFRITNATNGLALDSGGNVDSGANLKQWTWNGSANLQWQAEAVGGGYYRLVNRTNGMVADGWGAATNGSPARQAPWSGSSNQQWKITHRGGNRYSIANRTTGLVLDGGGNVASGSVTKQWTYGNSSNLLWSFTAV from the coding sequence ATGCCGAGTTCGTTCAACAGACGCCACTTCCTGGCCGGCGCCACCTCTGTGGCCGCAGCGGCCGTCGCCGGAGGAATGTTCAGTTCCGGCATCGCCCAGGCGGCGCCCAGCACCTACACGCCCGACTGGAACTCGGTCGACCAGCACCCTGCATCTCCGGAGTGGTTCCAGGACGCGAAGTTCGGGATCTACTTCCACTGGGGAGTCTTCAGCGTCCCGGCCTACGACAACGAGTGGTACCCGCGCAACATGTACCAGGCGGGCGGCAACGCCAACCAGCACCACATCGCGACCTACGGCCAGCCCGCGGCATGGCCGTACCACAACTTCATCAACGGCGCCCAGGACCTGGCGGGCAACTTCGTGAAGTTCGCGCCGAAGCTGAAGTCGGCCGGCGGCAACTTCGACCCCGACGAGTGGGTGCAGCTCTTCGTCGACGCCGGCGCCAAGTTCGCCGGCCCGGTCGCCGAGCACCACGACGGCTTCTCCATGTGGGACAGCCAGGTCAACGAGTGGAACTCGGTGGACAAGGGCCCCGGCCTCGACCTCCTGCAACTCTTCACCACAGCCATCCGCGCCAAGAACCTCAAGCTGCTGGTGGCCATGCACCACGCGTACAACTTCACCGGCTTCTACGAGCATGCCCCCGCCCAGACGGACCCCAGCCTCAAGAAGCTCTACGGGCAGCTGGGCTCGGCCGCGGAGAACCAACTCTGGTACGACAAGCTCAAGGAGGTCATCGACCGCTCCCAACCCGACATCCTGTGGCAGGACTTCAACCTGCCCGCCGTCGACGAACAGCAGCGCCTGAAGTTCCTGGCCTACTACTACAACCAGGCCAACAGCTGGGGCCGTGAGGTCGTCGCCACCTACAAGGACGGCATGAACGGCAAGGGCGAGGTGTTCGACTACGAGCGCGGCGGCCCAGGCGACATCACCACTCCTTACTGGCTGACCGACGACAGCATCTCCAGCAGCAGCTGGTGCTACACCCAGGGCATCGGCTACTACACCATCCAGCAGATGCTGCACTCGTTCATCGACCGGGTCAGCAAGAACGGCAACGTGCTGCTCAACATCGCCCCCATGGCCGACGGCACCATCCCCCAGGCTCAGAAGGACATCCTGCTCGGCATCGGCGACCATCTCAGGCGCTTCGGCGAGTCGGTGTACGCGACCCGCGCCTGGACCGAGTACGGCGAGGGCCCGACGAAGATGGGCGGCGGCTCGTTCACCACCCCGCACGCCGGCACCGCGCAGGACATCCGCTTCACCCGCAACAAGGCCGGCAACGTCCTGTACGCCACCGTCCTGGGCTGGCCCGGCAACTCACTGACGATCAAGACCCTCAGCTCGGACCGCATCAATCTCTCCTCGCTGACCTCGGTGAAGCTCCTCGGCACCACCGCCGGCACCTACATCGACCTCCCCGCACCGGCCCAGAGCTCCTCCGGCCTCACGGTCACCCTGCCGTCCTCGGCGCCCTACAGTGCGAACGCGTACGTCCTCAAGCTCACCTTCTCCGGCACGATCCCGGCGCTGCGGCCGCTCGGTGGAGCCGTCGCCTTCACGAACGTCAACTACACCGGCAACTCGGCGGTGCTCCCCCTCGGTGACCACACCACGGCCGACCTCACCGCGGCCGGGCTGGGCGCGGGCAGCATCTCCTCCCTCCGGCCGGCCCCCGGCTACCAGGTGATCGGCTACTCCGGGGACAACTTCAGCGGCACCTCCTGGACCTTCACCGCCGACAACCCCGACCTGCGGGTCACCGGCAACAACGACCAGATCGCCTCACTGCGGGTCCAGTTCAACCCGGCGACGTACTTCCGGATCACCAACGCCACCAACGGACTCGCCCTGGACAGCGGCGGCAACGTGGACTCCGGGGCCAACCTCAAGCAGTGGACCTGGAACGGCAGCGCCAACCTGCAGTGGCAGGCGGAGGCGGTCGGAGGCGGCTACTACCGGCTGGTCAACCGGACCAACGGCATGGTCGCGGACGGCTGGGGCGCCGCTACCAACGGCTCTCCGGCCCGACAGGCCCCCTGGAGCGGCAGCAGCAACCAGCAGTGGAAGATCACCCACCGCGGCGGCAACCGCTACTCGATCGCCAACCGCACCACCGGCCTGGTCCTCGACGGCGGCGGCAACGTCGCATCGGGCTCCGTCACCAAGCAGTGGACGTACGGCAACAGCAGCAACCTGCTGTGGAGCTTCACGGCTGTCTGA
- a CDS encoding GDSL-type esterase/lipase family protein encodes MQGTYMTLSVPWRRRGRRAAVLAAVTALMATLLTGLGAAGTAQAATVDTSASCVLVNRNSGKAVEVQNASTADGAKVVQFADWGGANQQCQLVRATGVTAQAHTAGRVKDAGNTVQYSWPGVYFEGRVSGTGVGIVLNDSAADYDVQIDGSTVATLVTPGNTTHWINGLSNSTHTVRLVKRNDTPGDTSVFGGFVAAPGGAVLSKPAARNRQIEFIGDSLTVGYGNLSTSRTCTWDQVKRTTNADVSYGALTARQLNADYQINGYSGLGMVRNYNGGSRDVTYRTFYDRALLNVPGDVWQNPGTWRPQVVVVNLGTNDFSTAINPGEPWTSDSLAAGYRTAYDDFIQKLRSRYGDDTTIVAVGAGQYAGHVQQVVKTRNDAGDSRVRYWFLDDSGLDFLGCDWHYSAQDDRLIADRLTSFIAGLPTGW; translated from the coding sequence ATGCAGGGCACGTATATGACACTCAGCGTTCCGTGGCGGCGACGCGGGAGGCGAGCGGCCGTGCTCGCCGCGGTGACCGCCCTGATGGCAACGCTCCTGACCGGGTTGGGTGCCGCCGGGACGGCACAGGCGGCCACCGTGGACACGAGCGCGTCATGTGTGCTGGTCAACCGCAACAGCGGCAAGGCGGTCGAGGTGCAGAACGCCTCCACCGCGGACGGCGCCAAGGTCGTGCAGTTCGCCGACTGGGGCGGCGCCAACCAGCAGTGCCAACTGGTCCGCGCGACGGGAGTGACGGCACAGGCGCACACCGCGGGAAGGGTCAAGGACGCCGGGAACACGGTGCAGTACAGCTGGCCCGGCGTGTACTTCGAGGGCCGCGTCAGCGGGACCGGCGTGGGCATCGTGCTCAACGACTCCGCTGCCGACTACGACGTCCAGATCGATGGATCCACCGTTGCCACGCTCGTCACGCCCGGCAACACCACGCACTGGATCAACGGCCTGTCCAACAGCACGCACACCGTCCGGCTCGTCAAGCGCAACGACACTCCAGGGGACACCAGCGTGTTCGGAGGCTTCGTCGCCGCGCCCGGAGGTGCCGTGCTGAGCAAACCGGCCGCCCGCAACCGCCAGATCGAGTTCATCGGCGACTCCCTCACGGTGGGTTACGGCAACCTCTCGACCTCCCGCACCTGCACCTGGGACCAGGTCAAGCGGACCACCAACGCCGACGTGAGCTACGGCGCCCTCACCGCCCGGCAACTGAACGCCGACTACCAGATCAACGGCTACTCGGGACTTGGCATGGTCCGTAACTACAACGGAGGCTCCCGGGACGTCACCTACCGGACCTTCTACGACCGTGCCCTGCTGAACGTGCCCGGCGACGTCTGGCAGAACCCGGGCACCTGGCGCCCCCAGGTCGTGGTGGTCAACCTCGGCACCAACGACTTCTCGACCGCCATCAACCCCGGTGAGCCGTGGACGTCCGACAGCCTCGCGGCCGGCTACCGCACCGCCTACGACGACTTCATCCAGAAGCTGCGGTCGCGCTACGGGGACGACACGACCATCGTGGCGGTCGGCGCCGGCCAGTACGCCGGCCATGTCCAGCAGGTGGTCAAGACGCGCAACGACGCCGGCGACAGCCGGGTCCGCTACTGGTTCCTCGACGACTCGGGCCTGGACTTCCTCGGCTGCGACTGGCACTACTCGGCCCAGGACGACCGACTCATCGCCGACCGGCTCACCTCGTTCATCGCCGGTCTGCCGACAGGCTGGTGA
- a CDS encoding expansin EXLX1 family cellulose-binding protein, with protein sequence MTTARQAARQRRRRRRLMLASTVAVTAAGVLAYLVMGLLPDRKEEAGPTAASTVATTQVRATTPSDTRTPTASETPTASSSSSPTATASTQSPRPSATSTPQSPRTASTTVSSAGRIRPGSTYTGVATAYEAEDGDGACLFGPSPDLMIAAMNTTDYETSKACGAYVLVRAANGKSITVRITNECPLPCAPGQLDLSQEAFAKLADLKVGRIPITWQLVSPNTSETMSIRYKTGSNPYWCGIQSIGHRNPVARLEVKTDGGWRQLPRTEYNYFISADGSGCGKAIRITDIYGERLTITGIALRPNVVQPTGVQFARH encoded by the coding sequence ATGACGACAGCGAGGCAGGCCGCGCGGCAGCGCAGACGCAGACGCAGGCTCATGCTGGCCAGCACGGTGGCGGTGACCGCCGCGGGCGTTCTCGCCTACCTGGTCATGGGCTTGCTCCCCGACCGGAAGGAAGAGGCAGGGCCCACCGCCGCATCGACGGTCGCCACCACCCAGGTAAGGGCCACAACCCCGTCCGACACGAGGACCCCAACCGCATCGGAGACGCCGACCGCGAGCAGCAGTTCGAGTCCGACGGCCACCGCGAGCACCCAGTCGCCACGACCGTCGGCCACGAGCACCCCGCAGTCCCCGCGAACCGCGTCCACCACGGTGTCCTCGGCGGGGCGGATCCGGCCCGGCAGCACCTACACCGGCGTCGCCACCGCCTACGAGGCCGAGGACGGAGACGGCGCCTGCCTGTTCGGCCCAAGTCCCGACCTCATGATCGCGGCCATGAACACCACGGACTACGAGACGTCCAAGGCATGCGGCGCGTACGTGCTCGTCCGCGCGGCCAACGGCAAGTCGATCACCGTACGGATCACCAACGAATGCCCCCTGCCCTGCGCTCCCGGGCAACTCGACCTCAGCCAGGAGGCCTTCGCCAAGCTCGCCGACCTCAAGGTCGGCCGGATCCCGATCACCTGGCAGCTGGTGAGCCCCAACACCTCCGAGACCATGTCCATCAGGTACAAGACCGGGTCCAACCCCTATTGGTGCGGCATCCAGTCGATCGGCCACCGGAATCCGGTCGCGCGTCTGGAGGTCAAGACCGACGGTGGCTGGCGGCAGTTGCCGCGCACCGAATACAACTACTTCATTTCCGCCGACGGCAGCGGGTGCGGCAAGGCGATCAGGATCACGGACATCTATGGAGAACGACTGACCATCACCGGGATCGCGCTGCGGCCGAACGTGGTGCAACCGACCGGGGTTCAGTTCGCCCGGCACTGA